The Harpia harpyja isolate bHarHar1 chromosome 10, bHarHar1 primary haplotype, whole genome shotgun sequence genome includes a region encoding these proteins:
- the MMS19 gene encoding MMS19 nucleotide excision repair protein homolog isoform X4 — translation MDGEKDPRNLLVAFQIVRDLIAKNYALGPFVEELFEVTSCYFPIDFTPPPNDPHGIQREDLILSLRAVLASTPQFAEFLLPLLIEKMDSDLQSAKLDSLQTLTACCAIYGQKELQEFLPSLWSSLRREVFQTASEKVEAECLAALHALSACLSCSVLSSDTEDLLDSFLSSILQDCRHHLCEPDMKLVWPSAKLLQAAAGASLRAYHCVTSSVLPLLLEQYTKHPQSSQRRTILEMLLGFLELQQKWGHVEEDESTLLSLRAPVCSVVFSALTDPSVQLQLVGIRALTVLGSLQALVPGFLSPSDLELVVDHLIRLALHEEDSQSSEAAMEAAGSLAPLYPKVFSGHMVPRLEEELQSERQEESPRDRCSLRQRCLQALAAVSTHTSIVTETVPVLLQHFRKVQKGSEAGNAQDMVSVCQSLHRVALQCQQDAESCWYYHQTVVPCLLAMAVQAAMQESTHPLLGKALLEEEVLAAMVPVISAATTHLSPELAAQSVSHVVPLFLDGEVSFLPQNSFPCSFQPFEDGECLEAQRRLVALLMAFVCSLPRNVAIPQQERLLRELLVLSCSCNCSFTATTAAKCFAGLVNKHLAGQQLDEILQLAVNRMELGLAEGPCRMQALTLLLWVTKALVLRYHPLSSRLTDKLLGLLGDTELGPTAADGFSLLMAESPDVLHKGCHADVRIMFRQRFFTDNVPKLVQGFHGAGPDVKANYLKGLSHVLNHLPKPVLVTELPTLLSLLLEALSCSDRVVQLSTLSCLQPLLLEAPQIMSLHIDTLVTKFLSLTSSPTMAVRIAALRCAHALTSLPTTVLLPYKARVIRALAKPLDDKKRLVRKEAVAARGEWFLLGSPGR, via the exons ATGGATGGGGAGAAGGATCCCCGCAACCTGCTGGTGGCCTTCCAGATTGTGCGTGATCTCATTGCCAAGAACTACGCCCTGG GTCCCTTTGTGGAGGAGCTGTTTGAAGTGACATCCTGTTACTTTCCCATTGATTTTACTCCA CCCCCCAATGACCCTCATGGCATCCAGAGAGAAGACCTGATCCTGAGCCTCCGGGCTGTACTGGCCTCCACACCTCAATTTGCTGAG ttccttctccctctgctcaTTGAGAAGATGGACTCAGACCTGCAAAGTGCCAAGCTTGACTCCCTGCAGACTCTG ACTGCCTGCTGTGCCATCTATGGGCAGAAGGAGCTGCAGGAATTCCTCCCCAGCCTCTGGTCATCCCTGCGCAGGGAG GTGTTCCAGACAGCAAGCGAGAAGGTTGAGGCGGAGTGCCTGGCCGCACTGCAtgccctctctgcctgcctctcctgCTCCGTGCTCAGCTCTGACACCGAGGATCTCCTGGAttccttcctcagcagcatcctGCAAG ATTGCAGGCACCATCTGTGCGAGCCCGACATGAAGCTGGTGTGGCCAAGTGCCAAactcctgcaggcagcagcaggtgcCTCCCTCCGTGCCTACCACTGTGTTACCAGCAGTGTCCTGCCCCTGCTGCTGGAGCAGTACACCAAGCACCCGCAG agcagccagaggaGGACAATCCTGGAAATGCTGCTGGGCTTCCTGGAGTTGCAGCAGAAGTGGGGACATGTGGAAGAAG ATGAGAGCACTCTGCTGTCGCTCCGAGCCCCGGTTTGCTCTGTGGTGTTCTCGGCGCTCACGGATCCCAgtgtgcagctgcagctggttGGGATCAGGGCACTGACTGTCCTGGGCTCCCTGCAAG CTCTTGTTCCAGGCTTCCTGTCTCCCTCCGACCTGGAGCTGGTTGTGGATCACCTCATCCGTCTCGCTCTGCATGAGGAGGATTCCCAGAGCAG CGAAGCAGCGATGGAGGCAGCTGGATCTCTGGCCCCCCTCTACCCAAAAGTTTTCTCTGGACACATGGTACCCAGGCTTGAAGAGGAGCTGCAGTCAG AGCGGCAGGAAGAGAGCCCCCGTGACCGCTGCTCCCTgcggcagcgctgcctgcaggcCCTGGCAGCTGTGTCCACCCACACCAGCATCGTGACGGAGACtgtccctgtcctgctgcagcattTCCGGAAGGTGCAGAAAG GGAGCGAGGCCGGGAACGCCCAAGATATGGTCTCTGTGTGCCAGAGCCTGCACCGCGTGGCTCTGCAGTGCCAGCAGGACGCGGAGAGCTGCTGGTACTACCACCAGACGGTGGTGCCCTGCCTGCTGGCCATGGCCGTGCAGGCTGCCATGCAAG AGAGCACCCACCCGCTGCTGGGCAAGGCACTGCTGGAGGAAGAGGTGCTGGCTGCCATGGTCCCAGTCATCAGCGCTGCCACCACTCACCTGAGCCCTGA GCTGGCTGCCCAGAGCGTGTCTCACGTGGTACCCCTCTTCCTGGACGGAGAGGTCTCCTTCCTGCCCCAGAACAGTTTTCCttgctccttccagcccttcgAG GATGGGGAGTGCTTGGAGGCACAAAGACGCCTGGTTGCCCTCCTCATGGCCTTCGTCTGCTCCTTGCCCCGCAAC GTGGCAATTCCTCAGCAGGAACGGCTGCTCCgtgagctgctggtgctgagctgctcctgcaaCTGCTCCTTCACGGCCACCACAGCTGCGAAGTGCTTTGCAGGGCTGGTGAACAAGCACCTGGCGG ggcagcagctggaTGAGATCCTCCAGCTTGCAGTGAACAGAATGGAGCTCGGCCTTGCAGAGGGGCCCTGCCGAATGCAGGCGCTCACCCTGTTGCTCTGG gTAACCAAAGCCCTGGTGCTGCGCTACCACCCTCTGAGCTCCCGCCTGACAGACAAG CTGCTGGGCCTGCTGGGTGACACAGAGCTGGGCCCCACCGCGGCTGACGGATTCTCTCTGCTCATGGCCGAGTCCCCGGATGTGCTGCACAAGGGCTGCCACGCTGACGTGCGCATCATGTTCCGCCAGCGCTTCTTCACTGACAACGTCCCCAAGCTGGTGCAGGGCTTCCACGGGGCTGGCCCCG ACGTGAAGGCCAATTACCTGAAGGGCCTGTCCCATGTGCTCAACCATCTCCCCAAGCCTGTGCTGGTGACGGAGCTGCCCACG ctgctttctctcctgcttGAGGCCTTGTCCTGCTCGGACCGTGTGGTGCAGCTCTCCACACTGAGCTGCCTCCAGCCActgctgctcgaagctccccagATCATGAGTCTGCACATCGACACACTGGTCACCAAGTTCCTCAGCCTCACCTCCAGCCCCACCATG GCTGTCCGCATCGCCGCCCTGCGCTGTGCCCACGCACTTACCAGCCTGCCCACAACAGTG CTGCTCCCGTACAAGGCCCGAGTTATCCGGGCGCTGGCCAAGCCTTTGGATGACAAGAAGAGGCTGGTGCGGAAGGAGGCAGTGGCAGCACGGGGGGAATG GTTCCTACTGGGGAGCCCGGGCAGGTGA